A portion of the Natronococcus sp. AD-5 genome contains these proteins:
- the thiE gene encoding thiamine phosphate synthase, whose product MDPSNWRTYLVTQASLSEGRSTLEIVRAVIAGGVDVVQLREKETSARSRYELGLELRELTADADVDLIVNDRVDLAEAIDADGVHVGQSDLPVAVARDLLGPDAIVGCSAATVEEAVRAEADGADYLGVGSVYGTTSKDVAADSDRIGPERIADVVDAVSIPAVGIGGITADNAGPVVEAGAAGVAVISEITAADDPTAATEDLATAVETTKTLENGDAIER is encoded by the coding sequence ATGGATCCCTCGAACTGGCGGACCTACCTCGTTACGCAGGCGTCGCTCTCGGAGGGGCGCTCGACGCTCGAGATCGTTCGCGCGGTGATCGCCGGCGGCGTCGACGTCGTCCAGCTCCGCGAGAAGGAGACGAGCGCGCGCTCGCGGTACGAGCTGGGGCTCGAACTCCGCGAACTGACCGCCGACGCGGACGTCGACCTGATCGTCAACGACCGGGTCGACCTCGCCGAGGCGATCGACGCCGACGGCGTCCACGTCGGACAGTCCGACCTCCCGGTCGCGGTCGCGCGGGACCTGCTCGGACCGGACGCGATCGTCGGCTGTTCGGCCGCGACCGTCGAGGAGGCCGTCCGGGCGGAGGCCGACGGCGCGGACTACCTCGGAGTCGGCTCCGTCTACGGGACGACGTCGAAGGACGTCGCCGCGGACAGCGACCGGATCGGCCCCGAGCGGATCGCCGACGTCGTCGACGCCGTCTCGATTCCGGCGGTCGGTATCGGCGGCATCACCGCCGACAACGCCGGCCCCGTCGTCGAGGCGGGCGCGGCCGGCGTCGCCGTCATCAGCGAGATCACCGCGGCCGACGATCCGACGGCGGCGACCGAGGATCTCGCGACGGCGGTCGAAACGACGAAGACGCTCGAGAACGGAGACGCCATCGAGCGATGA
- a CDS encoding sulfurtransferase, whose product MATNDYATDAVVSADWVADRLDEFQSDDPGFRLVEVDVDTESYEEEHAPGAVGFNWETQLQDQTRRDILDKDEFEELLGSHGITEDSTVVLYGDNANWFAAYAYWQFTYYGHDDVYLLDGGREYWLENDYPTTEEVPGFPETEYDAAGPREGIRAYRDDVEKALERGVPLVDVRSPEEFSGEILAPPGLQETAQRGGHIPGAVNISWSAVTNEDGTFKDREELEELYAEEGITGDETTVAYCRIGERSSVAWFALHELLGYEDAVNYDGSWTEWGNLVNAPVETGE is encoded by the coding sequence ATGGCAACGAACGACTACGCCACCGACGCGGTCGTCTCGGCCGACTGGGTCGCCGACCGACTCGACGAGTTCCAGAGCGACGATCCCGGCTTCCGGCTCGTGGAGGTCGACGTCGACACCGAGTCCTACGAGGAGGAACACGCACCCGGCGCGGTCGGGTTCAACTGGGAAACCCAGCTTCAGGACCAAACGCGACGCGACATCCTCGACAAGGACGAGTTCGAGGAGTTGCTGGGCAGCCACGGCATCACCGAGGACTCGACGGTCGTCCTCTACGGCGACAACGCGAACTGGTTCGCCGCCTACGCCTACTGGCAGTTCACGTACTACGGCCACGACGACGTCTACCTGCTCGACGGCGGCCGCGAGTACTGGCTCGAGAACGACTACCCGACGACCGAGGAGGTGCCCGGCTTCCCGGAAACCGAGTACGACGCCGCCGGCCCGCGCGAGGGCATCCGCGCCTACCGCGACGACGTCGAGAAGGCGCTCGAGCGCGGCGTTCCGCTCGTCGACGTGCGCTCGCCCGAGGAGTTCAGCGGCGAGATCCTCGCCCCGCCGGGACTGCAGGAGACCGCCCAGCGCGGCGGCCACATCCCCGGCGCGGTGAACATCTCGTGGTCGGCCGTCACGAACGAGGACGGCACGTTCAAGGACCGCGAGGAACTCGAGGAGCTCTACGCCGAGGAGGGGATCACCGGCGACGAGACGACCGTCGCCTACTGTCGCATCGGCGAACGGTCGTCGGTCGCGTGGTTCGCGCTGCACGAACTGCTCGGCTACGAGGACGCCGTCAACTACGACGGCTCCTGGACCGAGTGGGGGAACCTCGTGAACGCGCCGGTCGAAACCGGGGAGTGA
- a CDS encoding polysaccharide deacetylase family protein gives MKRRALLATAAVTLGGCSSLTGSSETSDDNPNGDDNGDDNGSSKPIDEEPGTFDDFEDLSKWTVMAGSLDADTDRVYTGSQSARVTADEDDERAMIKREFESPRDLSDEWPALALAADRDVNAVVQLTDAAGNRYLLRTSVAGDLPLAPHDLGVHDAVGEPDLSEIVHVKISFWVGEGRSLTMWCDDLHFVSRPDTGKVMIQFDDGFETTAAAHSVLEKYDVPATAFVNTGRVGDDGRLDADQLRALADDGWTVASQGSLGSNLTRWDADDQKADLEAAKAWLDDNGFGDGAEYFAYPLNRFDETTLDLVADHHDLAFASGYPVHGDVANPHRVPRAVHPGADEARTLLDRTAKVRGITTITYRELDRGGLAALESTISHLADLESAGDLEVVLPKDIAANHVH, from the coding sequence ATGAAACGACGAGCACTCCTCGCGACTGCAGCGGTGACCCTCGGCGGTTGCTCTTCCCTGACCGGCAGCTCGGAGACCAGCGACGATAATCCGAACGGGGACGACAACGGCGACGACAACGGATCTTCGAAGCCGATCGACGAGGAACCCGGCACGTTCGACGACTTCGAGGACCTCTCGAAGTGGACGGTGATGGCCGGTTCCCTCGACGCGGACACGGACCGCGTGTACACGGGAAGCCAATCCGCACGCGTCACGGCCGACGAGGACGACGAGCGCGCGATGATCAAACGCGAGTTCGAGTCGCCGCGGGACCTCTCGGACGAGTGGCCCGCACTCGCGCTGGCCGCGGACCGGGACGTCAACGCGGTCGTCCAGCTGACCGACGCCGCCGGCAACCGATACCTGCTCCGGACGTCGGTCGCGGGCGATCTCCCGCTCGCGCCGCACGACCTCGGCGTCCACGACGCGGTCGGCGAACCGGACCTGAGCGAGATCGTGCACGTCAAGATCTCGTTCTGGGTCGGCGAAGGCCGCAGCCTGACGATGTGGTGTGACGACCTGCACTTCGTCTCGCGTCCGGACACCGGCAAGGTGATGATCCAGTTCGACGACGGGTTCGAGACGACGGCGGCCGCCCACTCGGTCCTCGAGAAGTACGACGTTCCGGCGACGGCGTTCGTCAACACCGGTCGCGTCGGCGACGACGGTCGCCTCGACGCCGACCAGCTGCGGGCGCTCGCCGACGACGGCTGGACGGTCGCCAGCCAGGGTTCGCTGGGCAGCAACCTCACCCGGTGGGACGCGGACGACCAGAAAGCGGATCTCGAGGCCGCGAAAGCGTGGCTCGACGACAACGGCTTCGGAGACGGCGCGGAGTACTTCGCCTACCCGCTCAACCGGTTCGACGAAACGACGCTCGACCTCGTCGCGGACCACCACGACCTCGCGTTCGCCAGCGGGTATCCGGTCCACGGCGACGTCGCGAACCCGCACCGCGTCCCGCGGGCCGTCCATCCGGGCGCGGACGAGGCCCGGACGCTCCTCGATCGGACCGCGAAGGTTCGCGGCATCACGACCATCACCTACCGCGAACTCGACCGCGGCGGGCTGGCGGCCCTCGAGTCGACGATCTCACACCTCGCCGACCTCGAGTCCGCGGGCGACCTCGAGGTCGTCCTGCCGAAAGATATCGCGGCGAATCACGTCCACTGA
- a CDS encoding S8 family peptidase, with protein MSEGDTQSRRIPSNGDRFVSRRRMLQATGAIGAIGTVGIASGNEESDSEPYIVGTSRREGRDEARRRADSVRHVLHFGDIGWAVAGEFSEEARENLRRRKDVQYVEEDGEVEAIGHSVDEDDGDPTEEQVLPWGIDRVDADVAHHDGETGGGSSVAIIDTGIDPGHETLEVTDGRAFVSCIGLDCAADWDDDHGHGTHCAGTATALDNDVGVVGVSTAADLYAVKVLDALGTGSMSDVAAGIEWTADQGIDVGSLSLGGGDSETLENACEYAQREGTLLVAAAGNDGPDEDSVSYPAAYDECVAVSATTEDDDIASFSSRGEEVELAAPGADVLSSIPGDDYDRWDGTSMACPHVSGAAVQLMENGYTNEEARRRLNETAEDIGLADAEQGNGLLDVAAALGIE; from the coding sequence ATGTCAGAGGGTGACACTCAATCGCGGCGGATTCCTTCGAACGGCGACCGGTTCGTCTCCCGACGGCGGATGCTTCAGGCGACGGGCGCGATCGGGGCGATCGGCACCGTCGGTATCGCCAGTGGCAACGAAGAGTCGGACTCCGAACCGTACATCGTCGGAACGAGCAGGCGAGAGGGTCGCGACGAGGCCCGGCGGCGGGCCGACTCGGTTCGGCACGTCCTCCACTTCGGCGACATCGGCTGGGCGGTCGCCGGCGAGTTCTCGGAGGAAGCGCGGGAGAACCTCCGGCGCCGAAAGGACGTCCAGTACGTCGAGGAGGACGGCGAGGTGGAGGCGATCGGCCACTCGGTCGACGAAGACGACGGCGATCCCACCGAGGAACAGGTGCTCCCGTGGGGGATCGACCGCGTGGACGCCGACGTCGCTCACCACGACGGCGAGACCGGCGGCGGGTCGAGCGTCGCGATCATCGACACCGGGATCGACCCGGGACACGAGACGCTCGAAGTAACCGACGGACGGGCGTTCGTCTCGTGTATCGGCCTCGATTGCGCGGCGGACTGGGACGACGATCACGGCCACGGCACGCACTGCGCCGGGACGGCCACCGCGCTGGACAACGACGTCGGCGTCGTCGGCGTCTCGACGGCGGCCGACCTGTACGCGGTGAAGGTGCTGGACGCGCTCGGCACCGGCTCCATGTCCGACGTCGCCGCCGGCATCGAGTGGACCGCCGACCAGGGGATCGACGTCGGCAGCCTCAGCCTCGGCGGCGGCGACTCAGAGACGCTCGAGAACGCCTGCGAGTACGCCCAGCGGGAGGGAACGCTGCTGGTCGCGGCCGCCGGCAACGACGGCCCCGACGAGGACAGCGTCTCGTACCCCGCGGCCTACGACGAGTGCGTCGCCGTGAGTGCGACCACCGAAGACGACGACATCGCCTCCTTTTCCTCCCGCGGCGAGGAGGTCGAACTCGCCGCGCCGGGCGCTGACGTCCTCTCGTCGATTCCCGGCGACGATTACGACCGGTGGGACGGCACCTCGATGGCCTGCCCGCACGTCAGCGGCGCCGCCGTCCAGCTGATGGAAAATGGGTACACGAACGAGGAGGCTCGCCGGCGGCTGAACGAAACCGCCGAGGACATCGGTCTCGCGGACGCCGAGCAGGGGAACGGCCTCCTCGACGTCGCCGCGGCGCTCGGGATCGAATAA
- the thiM gene encoding hydroxyethylthiazole kinase codes for MSTIDTNGRILEDSLRSLAETEPLVQHLTNEVTMNDVANLTLHWGALPVMADSPGDAEEMAEIASALLLNIGQVPERKVEAMHEAAETANERGIPVVLDPVGVGSTPTREAVAEGLLSDVEFAVIKGNYGEISALAGVEAEVKGVESVGDYEAIEETARSVAESTGAVVVASGVEDVVADADRAVRITAGHEMLGGVVGTGCMLGATIAGFCGALEDAYAAALHGTLAFGLAGERAAELQYEGPASYRTNFHDTVAGFSPDVAAEFEPEERLERAD; via the coding sequence ATGAGCACGATTGACACGAACGGCCGGATCCTCGAGGACTCCCTTCGATCCCTCGCCGAGACCGAGCCGCTGGTCCAGCACCTGACCAACGAGGTGACCATGAACGACGTGGCGAACCTGACGCTGCACTGGGGGGCGCTTCCGGTGATGGCCGACTCGCCCGGCGACGCCGAGGAGATGGCCGAGATCGCGAGCGCGCTTCTATTGAACATCGGACAGGTACCCGAGCGGAAGGTCGAGGCCATGCACGAGGCCGCAGAGACGGCCAACGAGCGGGGGATTCCGGTCGTCCTCGACCCGGTCGGCGTCGGCTCGACGCCGACGCGCGAGGCGGTCGCCGAGGGTCTCCTCTCGGACGTCGAGTTCGCCGTCATCAAGGGCAACTACGGCGAGATCAGCGCGCTCGCGGGGGTCGAAGCCGAAGTGAAGGGCGTCGAGTCCGTCGGCGACTACGAGGCGATCGAGGAGACGGCCCGCTCCGTCGCGGAGTCGACCGGCGCGGTCGTCGTCGCCTCCGGCGTCGAGGACGTCGTCGCGGACGCCGACCGCGCCGTCCGGATCACCGCCGGCCACGAGATGCTGGGCGGGGTGGTCGGCACCGGCTGCATGCTCGGCGCGACGATCGCCGGGTTCTGCGGCGCGCTCGAGGACGCCTACGCGGCGGCGCTTCACGGCACCCTGGCGTTCGGCCTCGCCGGCGAACGCGCCGCGGAGTTGCAGTACGAGGGACCCGCGAGCTACCGGACGAACTTCCACGACACGGTCGCCGGGTTCTCGCCGGACGTCGCCGCGGAATTCGAACCCGAGGAACGGCTCGAGCGCGCCGACTAG
- a CDS encoding haloacid dehalogenase type II, translated as MALDPDAVSTVTFDSYSTLVDVDAVEGALEAHTALEDPEPVSRTWRARSMQYTLVANHLDEYETFYEINRDALAYALAAHDVECSDEEREEILAAYHDLEVFGDVRESLERLRNAGYDCYVLSNGNPEMLESMVEGAGIDDLLEDAISAHELETFKPAPKLYRHAAGRAGTSLEEIVHVSALWFDVQGAVHAGMQGVWLDRKGDPVEPFGPEPDAVVTGLDELADALED; from the coding sequence ATGGCGCTCGATCCCGACGCCGTCAGTACCGTCACGTTCGACTCCTACAGCACGCTCGTCGACGTCGACGCCGTCGAGGGGGCGCTCGAGGCCCACACCGCCCTCGAGGACCCCGAACCGGTCTCGCGAACCTGGCGGGCGCGCTCGATGCAGTACACGCTGGTCGCGAACCACCTCGACGAGTACGAGACGTTCTACGAGATCAACCGAGACGCGCTCGCGTACGCGCTCGCGGCGCACGACGTCGAGTGCAGCGACGAAGAGCGGGAGGAAATCCTCGCGGCCTACCACGATCTCGAGGTGTTCGGCGACGTCCGGGAGAGTCTCGAACGGCTCCGGAACGCTGGCTACGACTGCTACGTCCTCTCGAACGGCAATCCCGAGATGCTCGAGTCGATGGTCGAGGGTGCCGGCATCGACGACTTGCTCGAGGACGCGATCAGCGCGCACGAACTCGAGACGTTCAAACCCGCGCCGAAACTCTACCGCCACGCCGCGGGTCGAGCGGGGACGTCCCTCGAGGAGATCGTCCACGTCTCGGCGCTCTGGTTCGACGTTCAGGGCGCCGTCCACGCCGGGATGCAGGGCGTCTGGCTCGATCGCAAGGGCGACCCGGTGGAACCCTTCGGCCCCGAACCCGACGCCGTCGTGACGGGGCTCGACGAGCT
- a CDS encoding rubrerythrin family protein — protein sequence MTDAEAVLETVREENDTALSRLGSSKSLYAETGGDIDTDPVLQATADAEYAAWRTFSAWADDEDHDAARDAFERTASEERDHYDTVSERLEAYEPETVPALHEHLRGLENTVERAGAFLGRILASERSKDQVVGYFVGDADPQTASLFREFGDDLGDQLERATDLLEDVCDDDEDYERAADAASGAIEAAYGEYVDSLEELGANPKPVC from the coding sequence ATGACTGACGCCGAGGCCGTACTCGAGACCGTCCGCGAAGAGAACGACACCGCGCTCTCGCGACTCGGATCGTCGAAGTCGCTGTACGCCGAGACCGGCGGCGACATCGACACCGATCCCGTCCTGCAGGCGACCGCCGACGCCGAATACGCCGCCTGGCGGACCTTCAGCGCGTGGGCCGACGACGAAGACCACGACGCCGCCCGCGACGCGTTCGAGCGGACGGCATCGGAGGAGCGAGATCACTACGACACGGTCAGCGAGCGACTCGAGGCGTACGAACCCGAGACGGTACCCGCACTCCACGAGCACCTGCGCGGCCTCGAGAACACCGTCGAGCGCGCGGGCGCGTTCCTCGGCCGGATCCTCGCGAGCGAGCGCTCGAAGGACCAGGTCGTCGGCTACTTCGTCGGCGACGCCGACCCCCAGACCGCGAGCCTGTTCCGCGAATTCGGCGACGACTTGGGCGACCAGCTCGAGCGCGCGACCGACCTGCTCGAGGACGTGTGCGACGACGACGAAGACTACGAGCGCGCTGCCGACGCCGCGAGCGGCGCGATCGAGGCCGCTTACGGCGAGTACGTCGACTCGCTCGAGGAACTCGGCGCGAACCCGAAGCCGGTCTGCTAA